In Fragaria vesca subsp. vesca linkage group LG1, FraVesHawaii_1.0, whole genome shotgun sequence, the sequence GTAATCATCTTTCTTTTCTTTCCTTCCTTTAATACTTAGTAAGTTTAGCTGTTACAGTCAAAACTGGTTTCTGGGTCGCCGGGAAAACCACCTCAGGCGCTTAGAATGACAGGAACTGTGGTGGTTTTTGACTTCGACCGGACCCTGATCAACGATGACAGCGATAGATGGGTGGTGACGGAGATGGGTCTCAAACAGGTCTTCAATGAGCTTCGTTCTACTTTGCCATGGAACTCACTCATGGTTTGATCTCTCTTTTCTGATACTATATTGTTTCAAAGTTGTTTCCTTTGATAGAAAGATTGTATCTTGAACAATAAGCAAGTATGAACAAGATAGAAGATCAAGAATTTCTTAGCACAGTAATGAATGTGGTGGATTTTGGGTTGAATTATAGCTTGGTTGAAGCATTTGTGATGTGTATGAGGCTTGTGTGTTTCAGCTAAGAGACTATTTGGGTTTGTATTCCTGATGTTAATTTCTTGCATTTGGGGGTTGTATTTTAGAATGATCATGGACTTATTATTGGGTTTCTTGATGTTGATTCCCACCATCCTCTTTTGATCATGAAGCAATGTATATTCAACTATAAACTGAAAACCGGAGAATTTTGAAGAACTAGCTTTGTTAATCTTAACTTTCAACCTTGTAGGATAGAATGATGATGGAGCTTCATTTGCAAGGAAAGACTACTGAGGACATTAAAGAGTGCCTCAAAAGAACTCCAATGCATCCACTAGTAGTTGCAGCTATTAAGTCAGCTCATGCTTTGGGGTGAGATTTTGGCCTTATCTATGGTTAATTGCTTGTTTTTCTTGTTGATTTTGTGCTCAAATATTGTGGTAGTTTGGACGTTGCAGATGTGACTTGAAGATAATTAGTGATGCAAATCAGTTTTTCATTGAGTCGATCTTGGAATGCCATGGCCTGTTGGGATGCTTCTCGCAGATCGTCACAAACCCAACCTCTGTAGATGGTGATGGAAGACTGAGAATTTCTCCTTACCATGATCCAGTCTCATCTTCTCATGGTTGCAATTTTTGCCCCTCAAATATGTGCAAGGTATTTTTTCTCATCAAATCACTGTGCATTTGTTTGTTAATGATGAGTCTTCACACAATAATTTTCATTATATTGTCCATTTTACTTGTGTATTCCCATGCATGTTTTATTGCTTCTACTGTCTTGCTGTTTAGCATCACATATCCACCAAGTTTGCCATGTGCTTAATCTGAATAGCGAGTTCTGCGTTTGTACATCCAATTTCTAAATATTATGTTTACAAGTTATGAGAAAAGGGAGAGAGGGGAAGGAGGGGATGATGAAATGGTTAGTTGTGACTTGTGATTTTTGGAGACTAATACTCAAAGTATCATCCAGCTTGACTTGTGATCTTTATATATCCATATATACCACTAAGAACTTGAGAGACTAATAGTCAAAGCATTTCAGTGAGAATGATTTATGGCTTTTTTGTTCACACACTTGGGAGCCAGGAACCTACAATAGTAATTGCCCTTTCTTCCTGTAGGCGCTTGCAAGCTTCATTATTGTCCAGTAGCTAATCCTATATATGATGCTAAAGTTCTAATTATGCTTTCAATTTAGGGTCAGGTGATTGATCAATTTTTAGCTTCGGCTTCTGAAAATGGGAGGAAGAGATACATCTACCTTGGAGATGGGAGAAACGATTTTTGCCCAACTCTGAAACTAGTAGAGGGAGACCATGTAATGCCAAGGAAGGAGTATCCTCTATGGGATCGCATCTGCAGTAACCGAATGCTTATCA encodes:
- the LOC101313834 gene encoding inorganic pyrophosphatase 3-like, giving the protein MTGTVVVFDFDRTLINDDSDRWVVTEMGLKQVFNELRSTLPWNSLMDRMMMELHLQGKTTEDIKECLKRTPMHPLVVAAIKSAHALGCDLKIISDANQFFIESILECHGLLGCFSQIVTNPTSVDGDGRLRISPYHDPVSSSHGCNFCPSNMCKGQVIDQFLASASENGRKRYIYLGDGRNDFCPTLKLVEGDHVMPRKEYPLWDRICSNRMLINADIHEWTDGEELAKILLQLIQ